A genomic region of Phragmites australis chromosome 2, lpPhrAust1.1, whole genome shotgun sequence contains the following coding sequences:
- the LOC133901399 gene encoding uncharacterized protein LOC133901399: MSAAAAACFPLAPAPNPPHRRTSARTLYPSSHHLKPAPTARPARLIPRARRAPVSAASSLGISHDKGSEMSGTNIVGQNDLLIVGPGVLGRIVAEKWQKEHPGCKVFGQTASTDHHSELANIGIIPSLKGSTISQKVPYVIFCAPPSRSNDYPGDASVAASNWSGEGSFLFTSSTALYDCSDNRMCNEDCPSVPIGRSPRTDVLLKVENIVLEAGGCVLRLAGLYKVDRGAHTFWLRKGICDTQPNHIVNQIHYEDAASLAIAIMKKRPRSQIFLGCDNKPLSRQEIMDAVNRSGKFDTKFEGFTGTDGPLGKRMENSNTRAEIGWEPKYPSFTEFLGLSS, from the exons ATgtcagccgccgccgcggcctgcTTCCCTCTGGCTCCCGCCCCGAATCCGCCCCATCGCCGCACATCCGCGAGGACCCTCTATCCCTCTTCCCACCACTTGAAACCGGCCCCAACTGCTCGGCCAGCTCGCCTCATACCGCGCGCCCGCCGCGCGCCCGTTTCTGCCGCGTCCTCCCTCG GGATATCTCATGATAAAGGGTCTGAGATGTCTGGCACCAACATTGTTGGCCAGAATGATTTACTGATTGTGGGTCCTGGTGTGCTTGGGCGAATTGTGGCTGAGAAGTGGCAAAAG GAACATCCAGGTTGCAAAGTTTTTGGCCAGACTGCAAGCACAGATCATCACAGTGAGTTAGCAAATATTGGCATAATCCCCTCCTTGAAGGGCTCCACTATTTCTCAGAAGGTCCCATATGTTATTTTCTGCGCTCCTCCATCTCGTTCCAATGATTACCCTGGGGATGCCAG CGTGGCAGCCTCAAATTGGAGCGGAGAAGGTTCATTCTTGTTTACATCAAGTACTGCTCTGTATGACTGCAGTGACAACAGAATGTGCAATGAG GATTGTCCATCTGTGCCAATTGGCAGAAGTCCTCGCACTGATGTCCTTCTAAAAGTAGAAAATATTGTTCTTGAAGCTGGAGGCTGTGTTCTCAGGCTAGCTGGACTTTATA AGGTAGACAGAGGTGCTCATACTTTTTGGCTGAGGAAAGGAATTTGTGACACACAACCAAATCATATTGTCAATCAGATTCATTATGAG GATGCTGCTTCCCTTGCAATTGCAATAATGAAAAAGAGACCTCGGAGTCAAATATTTTTGGGCTGTGATAATAAGCCTCTTTCCAG GCAAGAAATAATGGATGCTGTTAACAGAAGTGGAAAATTTGACACAAAGTTTGAAGGTTTTACTG GTACGGATGGTCCATTAGGGAAGAGGATGGAGAACTCGAATACTCGGGCTGAGATTGGGTGGGAGCCCAAGTACCCAAGCTTCACAGAATTCCTTGGTCTCAGCAGTTAA
- the LOC133901410 gene encoding uncharacterized protein LOC133901410, with amino-acid sequence MAAASSLGLSDDTGVGSPGSVGQNDLLIVGPGVLGRIVADKWKQEFPGCKVFGQTATTEHHSELTEIGIIPSLKGSIVGPTFPYVIFCAPPYRSDDYPGDLRVAASNWNGEGSFMFTSSTAVYDCSDNGLCSEDSPCVPIGRSPRTDVLLKAENVVLEAGGCVLRLVGLYNSVKGPHVFWLSKGTLDARPDHILNLIHYEDAASLAIAIMKKKLRVRIFVGCDNQPLSRQEIMDRVNRSGEFDTKFQGFTGTDGPLGKRMENSKTRAEIEWQPKYPSFTEFLGLSN; translated from the exons atggccgccgcctcctctctcg GATTGTCGGATGACACGGGGGTCGGCTCGCCTGGGTCCGTCGGGCAGAACGATCTGCTGATTGTTGGGCCTGGCGTCCTCGGCCGGATCGTAGCTGACAAGTGGAAACAG GAATTTCCAGGTTGCAAAGTTTTTGGCCAGACTGCGACCACAGAGCACCACAGTGAACTAACTGAAATTGGTATCATCCCCTCCTTGAAGGGATCCATAGTGGGTCCGACATTTCCATATGTCATTTTCTGTGCTCCGCCGTATCGTTCTGATGATTACCCTGGGGATCTGAG AGTGGCAGCTTCAAATTGGAATGGAGAAGGCTCTTTCATGTTCACCTCGAGTACTGCTGTCTATGACTGCAGTGACAATGGATTATGCAGTGAG GATTCTCCTTGCGTACCAATTGGTCGGAGCCCTCGTACTGATGTCCTTCTAAAAGCAGAAAATGTTGTTCTCGAGGCAGGAGGCTGTGTTCTCAGGCTAGTAGGACTTTA CAATTCAGTTAAAGGTCCTCATGTTTTCTGGTTGTCAAAAGGAACTCTTGATGCACGTCCTGATCATATACTCAATCTGATACATTATGAA GATGCGGCTTCCCTTGCAATTGCCATCATGAAGAAGAAACTACGTGTCCGCATCTTTGTGGGCTGTGACAATCAGCCTCTATCCAG GCAAGAAATAATGGACCGTGTCAACAGAAGCGGGGAATTTGACACCAAGTTTCAAGGCTTCACTG GGACTGATGGTCCGTTGGGGAAGAGGATGGAGAATTCCAAAACTCGGGCTGAGATCGAATGGCAGCCCAAGTATCCGAGCTTCACAGAGTTCCTTGGTCTGAGCAATTAA